From Nymphaea colorata isolate Beijing-Zhang1983 chromosome 6, ASM883128v2, whole genome shotgun sequence, a single genomic window includes:
- the LOC116255656 gene encoding flavonoid 3'-monooxygenase CYP75B137-like, with amino-acid sequence MAVIAQAWSWWWRASNDQDATARSVLTILIVILVLLWHAFRPKKRLPPGPPAWPLFGNLLGLPRNLHEHFTQLSRHYGPMIRVRLGSKLAVVVSSPSIAEEILKDQDLVFANHDTSLVAKIISDNGNDVVWGPYGQAWRLLRRVCVRELLNSVSLDMLYEVRRSEVRQLLAGIWAKSGAPVNISEQVSACALDATATMLWGGSIVDEEGGGKAAAEIKRLIGEITELLGVPNVSDFFPILASLDLQGVQRQMRDIRAKFDGIFDSMIKKRSEKREKGNDFLGFLLKMKEEGDEKTPLTTTQMKGILIDLVVGGTDTTSNTVAWAMTELLKNPEVMRKAQQEIELVVGRDQHVEESHLTKLPYLGAVIKEVLRLHPTLPLLVPHSPSSPSKVAGFDIPVGTRVMINVWAIHRDPKYWDHPSVFDPDRFLRKPDLDFSGRDFHYFPFGSGRRICVGITLAERMIFLILASLLHSFDWHVVGGEKIDTTEKFGIVLKQANPLSAIPSPRSHCRELCI; translated from the exons ATGGCAGTCATTGCTCAAGCTTGGTCATGGTGGTGGAGAGCAAGCAACGACCAAGATGCTACAGCCAGGTCAGTCCTTACCATTCTCATTGTGATCTTGGTCCTCCTATGGCATGCTTTCAGGCCAAAGAAGCGGCTACCACCAGGGCCACCAGCTTGGCCCCTGTTTGGAAACCTGCTTGGCCTCCCACGGAACCTACACGAGCATTTCACCCAACTCTCTCGCCACTACGGCCCAATGATAAGGGTCAGATTAGGTTCAAAGCTGGCCGTGGTGGTGAGCTCGCCATCCATAGCCGAGGAGATACTCAAGGACCAGGATTTGGTGTTTGCAAACCATGATACATCATTGGTTGCTAAGATTATAAGCGACAATGGCAACGATGTCGTTTGGGGTCCCTATGGACAGGCATGGCGACTGCTCCGTAGAGTTTGTGTTAGAGAGTTGTTGAACTCGGTGAGCCTAGACATGCTCTATGAGGTGAGAAGGTCTGAAGTCCGCCAGCTGTTGGCCGGAATCTGGGCTAAGTCTGGTGCACCGGTGAACATAAGTGAGCAAGTGTCCGCCTGTGCGCTTGATGCAACAGCTACGATGCTATGGGGCGGCAGTATTGTAGATGAAGAGGGTGGGGGGAAGGCCGCAGCAGAAATTAAGAGACTGATAGGGGAGATAACTGAACTTTTGGGTGTACCAAACGTATCGGATTTTTTCCCAATCTTGGCATCCCTTGATCTTCAAGGGGTACAAAGGCAAATGAGAGATATTCGTGCCAAGTTCGATGGGATTTTCGATTCCATGATAAAGAAAAGGTCGGAGAAAAGGGAGAAGGGAAATGATTTCCTCGGCTTTCTTCTTAAGATGAAGGAAGAGGGTGATGAGAAAACGCCACTAACCACCACCCAAATGAAAGGCATACTTATT GATTTGGTTGTTGGAGGGACCGACACGACTTCAAACACAGTGGCATGGGCCATGACAGAGTTGCTAAAGAATCCAGAGGTCATGAGGAAGGCTCAGCAAGAGATTGAGCTGGTAGTTGGCAGGGACCAACATGTGGAGGAGTCGCACCTGACCAAGTTGCCCTACCTAGGTGCAGTCATCAAGGAAGTACTGCGCCTACACCCAACCCTGCCACTCCTTGTGCCACACAGCCCTAGCTCACCCAGCAAGGTGGCTGGGTTTGACATCCCAGTGGGCACAAGGGTCATGATCAATGTTTGGGCGATCCATAGGGACCCCAAGTACTGGGATCATCCATCAGTGTTCGACCCAGACCGGTTTCTCAGAAAGCCCGACTTAGACTTTAGTGGAAGAGATTTTCATTACTTCCCATTCGGTTCTGGCCGCCGGATATGTGTCGGCATCACCCTGGCAGAGAGgatgatttttcttattttggcttctctccTACATTCATTTGATTGGCATGTGGTAGGGGGAGAAAAGATTGACACAACTGAGAAATTTGGTATCGTGTTAAAGCAGGCCAATCCTTTATCTGCGATTCCCAGCCCTAGATCACACTGCCGCGAGCTTTGTATTTGA
- the LOC116255593 gene encoding flavonoid 3'-monooxygenase CYP75B3-like, giving the protein MAVIAQAWSWWWRASNDQDATARSVLTILILVLVLLWHAFRPKKRLPPGTTAWPLFGNLLGLRPNLQEHFAQLSRRYGPIIRVRLGSKLAVVVSSPSIAEEILKDQDLVFANRDAPLVAKIISYNGSDVAWGPYGPVWRLLRRVCVRELLNSVSLNMLHEVRRSEVHRLLAGIRDKSGAPVNIGEQVSACALDTVTTMLWGGSIVDEEGGGKGAAEIKGLVGEITELLGVPNVSDFFPILASLDLQGVQRQMRDIRAKFDGIFESMIKKRSEKREKGNDFLGFLLKMKEEGDVKKPLTTTQIKGILADLVVGGTDTTSNTVEWAMTELLKNPEVMRKAQQEIELVVGRDQHVEESHLTKLPYLGAVIKEVLRLHPTLPLLVPHSPSSPSKVAGFDIPVGTRVMINVWAIHRDPKYWDHPSVFDPDRFLRKPDLDFSGRDFHYFPFGSGRRICVGITLAERMMLLILASLLHSFDWHVVGGEKIDTTEKFGIVLKKANPLSAIPSPRSQCRELCI; this is encoded by the exons ATGGCAGTCATTGCTCAAGCTTGGTCATGGTGGTGGAGAGCAAGCAACGACCAAGATGCTACAGCCAGGTCAGTCCTTACCATTCTCATTCTCGTCTTGGTCCTCCTATGGCATGCTTTCAGGCCAAAGAAGCGGCTACCACCAGGCACAACAGCTTGGCCCCTGTTTGGAAACCTACTTGGCCTCAGGCCGAACCTACAAGAGCATTTCGCCCAACTCTCTCGCCGCTACGGACCAATCATACGGGTCAGATTAGGTTCAAAGCTGGCCGTGGTGGTGAGCTCGCCATCCATAGCCGAGGAGATACTCAAGGACCAGGATTTGGTGTTTGCAAACCGTGATGCACCGTTGGTTGCTAAGATTATAAGCTACAATGGCAGCGATGTCGCTTGGGGTCCCTATGGACCGGTATGGCGACTGCTCCGTAGAGTTTGTGTTAGGGAGTTGCTGAACTCGGTGAGCCTAAACATGCTTCATGAGGTGAGAAGGTCTGAAGTTCACCGGCTGTTGGCCGGAATCCGGGATAAGTCTGGAGCACCGGTGAACATAGGTGAGCAAGTGTCCGCCTGTGCGCTTGACACAGTAACTACCATGCTATGGGGAGGCAGTATTGTAGATGAAGAGGGCGGGGGGAAGGGCGCAGCAGAAATTAAGGGACTGGTAGGGGAGATAACTGAACTTTTGGGTGTACCAAACGTATCGGACTTTTTCCCAATCTTGGCATCCCTTGATCTTCAAGGGGTACAAAGGCAAATGAGAGATATTCGTGCCAAGTTCGATGGGATTTTCGAATCCATGATAAAGAAAAGGTCGGAGAAAAGGGAGAAGGGAAATGATTTCCTCGGCTTTCTTCTTAAGATGAAGGAAGAGGGTGATGTGAAAAAGCCACTAACCACCACCCAAATCAAAGGCATCCTTGCT GATTTGGTTGTTGGAGGGACCGACACAACTTCAAACACCGTGGAATGGGCCATGACAGAGTTGCTAAAGAATCCAGAGGTCATGAGGAAGGCTCAGCAAGAGATTGAGCTGGTAGTTGGCAGGGACCAACATGTGGAGGAGTCGCACCTGACCAAGTTGCCCTACCTAGGTGCAGTCATCAAGGAAGTACTGCGCCTACACCCAACCCTGCCACTCCTTGTGCCACACAGCCCTAGCTCACCCAGCAAGGTGGCTGGGTTTGACATCCCAGTGGGCACAAGGGTCATGATCAATGTTTGGGCGATCCATAGGGACCCCAAGTACTGGGATCATCCATCAGTGTTCGACCCAGACCGGTTTCTCAGAAAGCCCGACTTAGACTTTAGTGGAAGAGATTTTCATTACTTCCCATTCGGTTCTGGCCGCCGGATATGTGTCGGCATCACCCTGGCAGAGAGGATGATGCTTcttattttggcttctctccTACATTCATTTGATTGGCATGTGGTAGGGGGAGAAAAGATTGACACAACTGAGAAATTTGGTATCGTGTTAAAGAAGGCCAATCCTTTATCTGCGATTCCCAGCCCAAGATCACAATGCCGCGAGCTTTGTATTTGA